From the Euphorbia lathyris chromosome 6, ddEupLath1.1, whole genome shotgun sequence genome, one window contains:
- the LOC136233380 gene encoding uncharacterized protein, whose protein sequence is MTALGIAHFQYWRSLPIITPSLFPRSPVYGIRPRKLSTSITSPLCFTSNNTQISENGDRSIVGDFLDYLNESWTQFHATGDEFIKLKMKKWR, encoded by the exons ATGACAGCCTTGGGCATAGCTCACTTCCAATACTGGCGCTCATTACCTATCATCACACCATCCTTATTTCCTCGCTCTCCCGTTTATGGTATCCGTCCTCGCAAATTATCCACCTCCATAACTTCTCCTCTCTGTTTTACTTCGAATAACACCCAAATCTCCGAG AATGGTGATAGGTCGATTGTTGGGGATTTTCTGGACTATCTCAACGAGTCTTGGACTCAGTTTCATGCTACTG GTGATGAATTCATAAAGctaaaaatgaagaaatggaGATAG